In Patescibacteria group bacterium, a single window of DNA contains:
- a CDS encoding hydrogenase/urease maturation nickel metallochaperone HypA: MHDFHAANKILRQALEYAQKNHLKKITKIVIELGEIEEHGAIIAPLNLKFNINLLNQKTIAEGAEIQIKKIKGDYFKLKEIQGMK, from the coding sequence ATGCATGACTTTCACGCTGCCAACAAAATTTTGCGCCAAGCCTTAGAATACGCCCAAAAAAATCATTTAAAAAAAATCACCAAAATAGTGATTGAATTGGGCGAAATTGAAGAGCACGGAGCCATTATTGCTCCTCTGAATTTAAAATTCAATATCAACCTCCTCAATCAAAAAACTATAGCAGAAGGCGCGGAAATCCAAATTAAAAAAATAAAGGGGGATTATTTCAAATTAAAAGAAATTCAAGGGATGAAATAA